A region of Nostoc sp. HK-01 DNA encodes the following proteins:
- a CDS encoding prophage antirepressor yields MSNLSVFVFESQEVRFVGTPENPEWVAADVCAILEIKNVSDALTSFDQDERGIANVYTPGDDNPKGQEMLTVTETGLYRLIFKSRKPVAKRFQRWVFHEVLPSLRRTGSYSIPKPEQKHNGKLTLDEILSFAQKVLVPTRLSPELQTITVGWW; encoded by the coding sequence ATGTCGAACTTATCAGTTTTTGTTTTCGAGTCGCAAGAAGTTCGTTTTGTCGGTACGCCAGAAAACCCGGAGTGGGTGGCTGCGGATGTATGTGCCATCCTTGAAATCAAAAATGTCAGTGATGCTTTAACTTCTTTCGATCAAGACGAAAGGGGTATCGCTAATGTCTATACCCCTGGTGATGACAACCCTAAAGGACAGGAAATGCTGACTGTGACTGAGACTGGACTTTACCGCCTCATCTTCAAATCTCGTAAACCTGTTGCCAAGCGATTCCAGCGATGGGTTTTTCATGAAGTCCTTCCCTCTTTGCGTCGTACTGGCTCCTACTCCATACCCAAACCTGAGCAGAAGCATAATGGCAAACTAACTCTAGATGAAATACTCTCTTTTGCACAGAAAGTTCTCGTCCCCACAAGGCTAAGTCCTGAACTGCAAACCATCACGGTTGGGTGGTGGTAA